In the genome of Solibacillus silvestris, one region contains:
- a CDS encoding oligoendopeptidase, whose translation MVNVKYPEVWDLDVFFPGGSESPQLIEHIESLTPKLDVLKEKIDMFEVPQNSGAALEIQSILESIKEVMMHISQAGAVLSCLTAQDTTDRDALLLQGQLSGIAANSSPILESFNQKLGKIDQATFKALLETAELAQFEFILTEWREKSKESLSEEEEALISALGVDGYSSWGQLYNMLIGDIKVEVEVNGEKKLLSVGQANNLSSHKDRTVRKAAFDALEKVFTEREEFFAKTLNHLAGFRLAVYKKRGWDSVTKEPLQINRMKQETIDAMWGAITSRKTTFAGYLQHKANLLGTEQLDWFDFDAPVTDSTATMSYQDGAEFILKHFGRFGSEMESFARTAFEDGWIEAEDRDNKRPGGFCTGMPLSDQSRIFMTYSGSMSNVSTLAHELGHAFHTYALRPVHPLNRRYAMNVAETASTFAEMIVADAAVEEATTEQEKIALLEDKIQRSVAFFMNIHARYLFETRFYEERKKGIVSTKRLNELMEEAQIEAHAGGLGETHPHFWASKMHFYITGVPFYNFPYTFGYLFSLSIYAKAKEEGKGFEEKYMALLRDTAVMTVEELAMKHLGEDITKEDFWLKGIALCEKDVAEFIALTSK comes from the coding sequence ATGGTGAATGTAAAATATCCTGAAGTTTGGGATTTGGATGTGTTTTTCCCTGGTGGTAGTGAGTCTCCGCAATTGATCGAGCACATTGAAAGTTTGACACCTAAACTAGATGTATTAAAAGAAAAAATCGACATGTTTGAAGTTCCGCAAAATAGTGGTGCTGCATTGGAAATCCAATCAATTCTGGAAAGCATCAAAGAAGTAATGATGCATATTTCTCAGGCAGGGGCAGTGCTTTCTTGCTTGACTGCACAAGATACGACTGATCGAGATGCACTATTATTGCAAGGCCAATTATCCGGTATTGCCGCAAATTCATCACCGATTTTAGAAAGTTTTAATCAAAAATTGGGTAAGATCGATCAGGCAACTTTTAAAGCATTATTGGAAACAGCTGAATTAGCTCAATTCGAGTTCATCTTGACGGAATGGCGCGAAAAATCGAAAGAGTCTTTATCTGAAGAAGAAGAAGCGCTAATTTCCGCTTTAGGAGTTGATGGGTACAGTTCTTGGGGCCAGCTTTACAACATGCTGATCGGCGATATTAAAGTGGAAGTTGAAGTGAATGGCGAAAAGAAATTACTCTCTGTTGGACAAGCGAATAATTTAAGTTCTCATAAAGACCGAACTGTCCGTAAAGCAGCATTTGATGCTTTGGAAAAAGTGTTTACAGAGCGTGAAGAATTCTTCGCGAAAACATTGAACCATTTAGCTGGTTTCCGATTAGCCGTCTATAAAAAGCGTGGCTGGGACTCGGTAACAAAAGAGCCGCTTCAAATTAACCGTATGAAGCAAGAAACAATCGATGCTATGTGGGGTGCCATTACATCTCGTAAGACGACATTTGCCGGTTATTTGCAACATAAAGCAAACCTGTTAGGTACAGAACAATTGGACTGGTTTGACTTTGATGCACCGGTTACGGATTCAACAGCTACAATGTCTTATCAGGATGGTGCTGAATTTATTCTGAAGCATTTCGGACGCTTTGGTTCTGAAATGGAAAGCTTTGCACGCACAGCATTTGAAGATGGCTGGATTGAAGCGGAAGACCGTGACAATAAACGTCCAGGCGGTTTCTGTACAGGAATGCCATTGTCTGATCAATCACGTATTTTCATGACATACTCGGGTTCGATGTCCAATGTTTCAACATTGGCACATGAATTGGGACATGCTTTCCATACTTATGCACTGCGTCCTGTTCATCCATTGAACCGCCGCTATGCAATGAATGTTGCTGAAACGGCTTCAACGTTTGCTGAAATGATCGTGGCAGATGCAGCGGTCGAAGAAGCAACAACTGAACAAGAAAAGATTGCATTACTGGAAGATAAAATTCAGCGTTCTGTCGCATTTTTTATGAATATCCATGCGCGTTACTTGTTTGAAACTCGATTTTATGAAGAACGCAAAAAAGGCATTGTATCAACGAAACGCTTGAACGAACTTATGGAAGAAGCGCAAATTGAAGCACATGCAGGCGGGTTAGGCGAAACACATCCGCACTTCTGGGCCTCTAAAATGCACTTCTATATTACTGGTGTACCTTTCTATAACTTCCCGTACACGTTCGGTTATTTATTCTCATTAAGCATTTATGCGAAAGCAAAAGAAGAAGGAAAAGGCTTTGAAGAAAAGTATATGGCCTTATTGCGTGATACGGCTGTCATGACAGTTGAAGAGTTGGCGATGAAGCACTTAGGTGAAGACATTACAAAAGAAGATTTCTGGTTAAAAGGAATCGCACTTTGTGAAAAAGATGTTGCCGAGTTTATTGCATTAACATCGAAGTAA
- a CDS encoding cardiolipin synthase: protein MNFMTVTGILTVTLFALNIVFALVLIFISRKSASSTWAWLFVLFFLPIFGFILYLLIGRNLQKKHFVRWHAVQQEETLEIFQEQKNALEDGTYEFPNAITKKHEALIKMNVDYNHSLLSSKNDVKIMSEGKEKFRSVIEDIENAKQTIHIQYYIYKMDDVGKSIFNALVKKAKEGIEVQMMYDDLGSRTLRKKDLKKLTDAGGQVEAYFSSYFKLFNPRINFRNHRKLIIIDGRIGYIGGFNVGNEYACLDDEIGYWRDTHLRIEGNSVYNMQAHFLFDWYQAKKEELTEIEQRYFPSFTVDSDTPVQIVSSGPDTDFESIKNSYIRMILSAKKYVYIQSPYFVPDEPFMHAVQIAASSGVDVRIMTPEVTDHAFVYGANSAYSGDLLEVGGRVYRYKKGFLHAKMIVIDDEVATIGTANIDVRSFSLNFEINAILYDADLAIQCRELFEADIEESFELTKEKYDERKTWTKVRESVSRLLSPIL, encoded by the coding sequence ATGAATTTCATGACAGTCACTGGTATTTTAACCGTCACTTTGTTTGCTTTGAACATTGTGTTTGCCCTCGTATTAATATTCATCAGCCGGAAAAGCGCCTCATCTACATGGGCGTGGTTATTCGTACTCTTTTTCTTACCGATTTTTGGTTTTATTTTATATTTACTGATCGGTAGGAATTTACAGAAAAAACATTTTGTGCGGTGGCATGCAGTGCAGCAGGAGGAAACATTGGAAATATTCCAGGAACAAAAGAATGCGCTGGAAGATGGAACATATGAATTTCCAAATGCCATTACAAAAAAGCATGAAGCGTTAATCAAGATGAACGTTGATTATAACCATTCTTTATTAAGTTCGAAAAATGATGTCAAAATAATGTCAGAAGGGAAAGAGAAATTCCGTTCGGTTATTGAAGATATCGAAAATGCAAAACAGACCATTCATATTCAATACTACATATATAAAATGGATGATGTCGGAAAAAGTATATTTAACGCACTTGTGAAAAAAGCAAAAGAAGGTATTGAAGTACAGATGATGTACGACGATTTAGGGTCGCGCACATTACGCAAAAAGGATCTGAAAAAGTTAACGGATGCCGGTGGACAGGTAGAAGCATATTTTTCATCCTATTTTAAACTCTTTAATCCGCGTATCAATTTCCGAAATCACCGGAAGCTCATTATTATTGATGGAAGGATCGGGTATATCGGTGGATTTAATGTCGGAAATGAATATGCCTGTCTGGATGATGAAATCGGGTATTGGCGCGATACACATTTGAGAATAGAAGGCAATTCGGTCTACAACATGCAGGCACATTTTTTATTCGACTGGTATCAGGCGAAAAAAGAAGAGCTGACTGAAATCGAACAAAGATATTTCCCGTCATTTACAGTAGATTCGGATACACCTGTTCAAATTGTGTCGAGCGGCCCGGATACGGATTTTGAATCGATTAAAAACAGCTATATTCGGATGATTTTAAGTGCCAAAAAGTATGTTTATATTCAATCCCCGTATTTTGTTCCGGATGAGCCATTTATGCATGCGGTACAAATTGCTGCTTCATCAGGTGTTGATGTGCGCATCATGACGCCTGAAGTAACCGATCATGCTTTTGTATATGGAGCCAATTCAGCATACAGCGGCGATTTATTGGAGGTTGGCGGTCGAGTGTATCGTTATAAAAAAGGCTTCCTTCATGCAAAAATGATTGTCATTGATGATGAAGTGGCGACAATTGGAACCGCAAATATTGATGTACGAAGTTTTAGCCTGAATTTTGAAATTAACGCCATTCTATATGATGCCGATTTGGCGATACAATGCAGGGAGCTGTTTGAAGCCGATATTGAGGAGAGTTTTGAATTAACGAAGGAGAAATATGACGAACGCAAAACATGGACGAAAGTTCGAGAATCCGTTTCGCGTTTATTATCACCGATATTATAA
- a CDS encoding ribosome small subunit-dependent GTPase has product MNLQQLGFTTFFDTQLQTLSIDTSTKLVGRVILEHKHSYRVLTEQGEFLATVSGNFAYHAFSRKDYPAVGDFVIIEQMPGEERAIIHHLFDRKSKFTRKMAGLEVDEQIVATNVDLILLVMSLNDDFNIRRLERYLVAAWDSGATPVIVLTKADLCEDVTPYLKEIESVAFGVDILTVSARTGEGMASLHALLTEGITAALLGSSGAGKSTLTNALLNTEQMKVSTIREDDAKGRHTTTHRELVVLPSGACLIDTPGMRELQLWDQGDSLNASFSDIEQLTENCRFRDCKHKNEPGCAVLQAVEEGALDAARLTSYFKLQRELAYFEKKANTDAQLAEKRKWKQVSKSLKKMK; this is encoded by the coding sequence TTGAATTTACAACAATTAGGTTTTACTACTTTTTTTGATACACAACTACAAACATTATCCATTGATACGTCCACAAAACTTGTTGGACGCGTCATACTCGAACATAAACATTCCTACCGTGTCCTGACAGAACAGGGAGAGTTTTTGGCAACGGTATCAGGAAACTTTGCATACCACGCCTTTTCAAGAAAAGATTATCCGGCTGTTGGCGATTTCGTCATAATTGAACAAATGCCGGGAGAAGAGCGTGCCATTATTCATCATTTATTTGATCGAAAATCCAAATTCACAAGAAAAATGGCAGGTCTTGAAGTCGATGAACAAATCGTGGCAACAAATGTTGATCTTATTTTACTTGTTATGAGTTTAAATGATGACTTCAATATACGCCGTTTGGAACGCTATTTAGTAGCTGCATGGGATTCAGGTGCAACACCGGTTATTGTATTAACGAAAGCGGATTTATGCGAGGATGTCACGCCGTATTTAAAAGAAATCGAGTCGGTTGCTTTCGGTGTGGATATTTTGACGGTTAGTGCGCGGACTGGTGAAGGAATGGCTTCATTACATGCGCTGTTAACTGAAGGGATAACTGCGGCATTACTCGGTTCTTCCGGTGCAGGTAAGTCAACTCTTACGAACGCTTTGTTAAACACAGAACAAATGAAAGTATCCACAATCCGTGAAGATGATGCAAAAGGCCGCCATACTACGACACACCGGGAACTTGTTGTTTTACCATCCGGTGCTTGCCTGATTGACACTCCAGGAATGCGGGAATTGCAGCTATGGGATCAGGGGGACAGTCTAAATGCAAGTTTTTCCGATATTGAACAGCTTACAGAAAACTGCAGATTCCGCGATTGTAAGCATAAAAATGAACCCGGTTGTGCTGTATTGCAGGCAGTTGAAGAAGGGGCACTTGATGCTGCCCGTTTAACGAGCTATTTTAAACTACAGCGGGAGCTTGCTTATTTCGAGAAAAAGGCGAATACGGATGCACAGCTTGCAGAAAAACGTAAGTGGAAGCAAGTATCGAAAAGCTTAAAGAAAATGAAATAA
- a CDS encoding GNAT family acetyltransferase, with product MNIRLIQCATESLDALQTISRDTFYETFHEKNSEESMTDYLNDAFSVEKLTAEIKNKHSLFKLLYVNEELAGYLKINTDEAQSEQLGQETLEVERIYILNRFQKLGLGKVLMNEAIKLAHEKNKNKIWLGVWEKNLNAIAFYENAGFEKTGSHSFFMGEEEQKDFIMTKHL from the coding sequence ATGAACATTCGATTAATACAATGTGCTACCGAAAGTTTAGACGCTTTACAAACAATCAGCCGTGATACATTTTACGAAACATTTCATGAGAAAAATAGTGAAGAGAGTATGACTGATTATTTGAATGATGCTTTTTCAGTAGAAAAATTGACAGCTGAGATCAAAAATAAACACTCTCTATTTAAGTTACTGTATGTAAATGAAGAGCTGGCAGGTTATTTAAAAATCAATACAGACGAAGCACAGTCCGAACAATTGGGGCAAGAAACTCTGGAAGTGGAACGAATTTATATTTTAAACCGTTTTCAGAAACTTGGTTTAGGGAAAGTGTTAATGAACGAAGCGATCAAACTGGCCCATGAAAAGAACAAAAACAAAATTTGGCTCGGCGTATGGGAAAAAAATCTGAATGCCATTGCGTTCTATGAGAATGCTGGCTTTGAAAAAACAGGCTCTCACTCATTTTTCATGGGTGAAGAAGAACAAAAAGATTTTATTATGACTAAACATTTGTGA
- a CDS encoding transcriptional regulator, which yields MYIPKQYQLTDEQRIRQIINEYSFATVVSLHQGVPTATHLPLYLSEDGKFIYGHFARANTQWKDILDQQVLAIFNGPHSYISSSWYETKDSVPTWNYVAVHVKGFIELMEDEEEIRLSLHHLIDKYEVSNSSYDVNAVDSKYMNDLLKGIVPFKIRISSVEATAKLSQGHSKERQKLVIGELLKRNDSFDKEIAKLMTEN from the coding sequence ATGTACATTCCAAAGCAGTATCAATTAACAGATGAACAAAGGATTCGTCAGATTATTAATGAGTATAGTTTTGCGACAGTTGTTTCCCTTCACCAAGGTGTACCGACTGCCACGCATTTACCGCTCTACTTAAGTGAAGACGGGAAGTTTATTTACGGTCATTTTGCACGCGCTAACACCCAATGGAAAGATATTCTCGATCAGCAGGTGCTCGCCATTTTTAATGGCCCGCATAGCTATATCTCTTCTTCCTGGTATGAAACGAAAGATTCTGTACCTACGTGGAATTATGTGGCGGTTCATGTAAAGGGATTTATCGAACTGATGGAGGATGAAGAGGAAATCCGCCTATCCCTTCACCATTTGATTGATAAATATGAAGTGTCTAATAGTTCCTATGATGTAAATGCTGTTGATTCAAAATATATGAACGACTTATTAAAAGGCATTGTGCCATTTAAAATTCGGATTAGTTCAGTTGAAGCTACGGCAAAATTAAGCCAAGGCCACTCTAAGGAACGTCAAAAACTTGTCATCGGTGAATTACTAAAACGGAATGACAGTTTTGATAAAGAAATCGCAAAATTAATGACGGAAAATTAA
- a CDS encoding nucleosidase → MQTAIIFDMDGTLFQTNLILEPALERTFEYLRKNNLWTGATPIDEYREIMGVPLDVVWKTLCPNHSDKIREKSNYYFQSALIEEIRLGNGALYENVVSTLQILSKSYPLFIASNGETAYLQAIMSTFKLNRWIQKCYSIDIIPSRNKSHLVEQIKQEQNIVSGFVVGDRASDITAAIDNNLIAIAVNFDFAQHEEIKKAHHIIAEFPQLIDILNINRILEGEHD, encoded by the coding sequence ATGCAAACGGCAATAATTTTTGATATGGATGGCACTTTATTTCAAACTAATCTTATTTTAGAACCGGCACTCGAGCGTACCTTTGAGTATTTACGCAAAAATAATCTTTGGACAGGTGCTACCCCTATCGATGAATACCGAGAAATAATGGGTGTTCCTCTTGATGTTGTATGGAAGACGTTGTGTCCGAATCACTCTGATAAAATTCGTGAAAAGAGCAATTATTATTTTCAGTCGGCACTTATTGAAGAAATCCGCCTAGGAAACGGTGCACTTTACGAAAACGTAGTGTCGACACTTCAAATATTAAGTAAATCGTATCCCTTATTTATTGCAAGTAATGGTGAAACCGCTTATTTACAAGCGATTATGTCTACTTTTAAGTTAAATCGGTGGATACAAAAGTGCTATAGTATCGACATTATTCCATCAAGAAATAAGTCCCATCTTGTTGAACAAATAAAGCAGGAACAGAATATAGTCAGTGGTTTTGTCGTTGGCGACCGCGCATCAGATATTACCGCTGCAATTGATAACAATCTAATAGCCATTGCAGTGAACTTTGATTTTGCCCAACATGAAGAAATCAAAAAAGCCCATCATATCATTGCCGAATTTCCACAACTAATTGACATTTTGAACATCAATCGAATATTGGAGGGAGAACATGACTAA
- a CDS encoding translation initiation factor 2, with the protein MTNSTKNSDLLKLSSIFAIIGLTLIVFNGSIANSLGTIWIQSLGGMSDTNEYIFIKTSYAHASLVIGGVFLSISLIAMLFSWYQLRS; encoded by the coding sequence ATGACTAATTCGACCAAAAACTCAGATTTACTTAAATTAAGCAGCATATTTGCAATTATTGGGCTGACATTAATTGTTTTTAACGGATCTATTGCCAATTCACTCGGCACTATTTGGATACAATCTCTCGGGGGAATGTCAGATACAAATGAATACATATTTATAAAAACGAGTTATGCCCATGCATCACTTGTAATTGGCGGGGTATTTTTGAGCATCAGTTTAATTGCAATGCTGTTCAGCTGGTATCAGCTTAGAAGTTAA
- a CDS encoding alpha/beta hydrolase, which yields MEPAIIVGIGHDEKDIPKQRFHDFTSPADHYHFPKRRGKVMQELPAGGAVQLIDYIFQQIVPMLQEKYTVDDQKISLYGHSLGGLFVLWSYLTYPESFYKYVAISPSIWWNNHELFRTIQQAEKPFAAALYIGVGGEEGDMVDDAQKFVEMTSDKWINYEFYIAESENHASVIPTTMSRVLRFLKSDE from the coding sequence GTGGAGCCAGCAATTATTGTTGGTATCGGCCATGATGAAAAAGATATTCCAAAACAGCGATTCCATGATTTCACATCACCGGCAGATCACTATCATTTTCCTAAACGCAGGGGGAAAGTGATGCAAGAGCTTCCGGCTGGGGGAGCAGTACAACTAATCGATTATATTTTTCAGCAAATTGTACCGATGCTTCAGGAAAAATATACAGTTGACGATCAGAAAATCTCGCTGTATGGACACTCTTTAGGCGGATTATTTGTGCTGTGGAGCTACTTAACTTATCCCGAAAGCTTTTATAAATATGTAGCTATTAGTCCTTCGATTTGGTGGAATAATCATGAGCTATTTCGTACAATTCAACAAGCGGAAAAACCTTTTGCAGCTGCTCTATACATAGGAGTCGGAGGTGAGGAAGGCGATATGGTAGATGATGCCCAGAAATTTGTTGAAATGACTTCGGACAAATGGATTAATTATGAGTTTTATATAGCAGAAAGCGAAAATCACGCATCCGTCATTCCAACTACGATGAGCAGGGTTTTGCGATTTTTAAAATCAGATGAATAA
- a CDS encoding ABC transporter ATP-binding protein, with protein sequence MYAFEVESLTTGYENTRIIENLNVSIHTGKITTIIGPNGCGKSTLLKTIGRILKKECGEIFLQNENMNTMSTKEIAKKLALLVQSPAAPGQLKVHELISYGRYPHRKNVGRLTKEDNEKINWAMEVTNTLEFRNREIAALSGGQRQRVWLAMALAQETDILLLDEPTTYLDMAHQLEVLEIVQHLNRTFGCTIIMVLHDLNHAARFSDELITMKKGEVLHTGTPEQIMKADILKSVFQIDAKIMIDQEHQVPVCFSYNLMK encoded by the coding sequence TTGTATGCATTTGAAGTTGAAAGCTTAACAACAGGTTATGAGAATACAAGAATTATTGAAAATTTAAATGTAAGTATTCATACAGGTAAGATTACAACGATTATCGGACCTAATGGATGCGGTAAATCAACTTTATTAAAAACAATCGGCCGAATATTAAAAAAGGAATGTGGCGAAATTTTCCTTCAGAATGAAAACATGAATACAATGTCTACTAAGGAAATCGCAAAAAAACTGGCATTACTAGTACAGTCACCGGCAGCACCGGGACAGTTGAAAGTACATGAGCTTATTTCGTATGGACGCTATCCTCACAGGAAAAATGTTGGACGCCTTACGAAAGAAGATAATGAAAAAATCAATTGGGCAATGGAAGTCACAAATACTTTAGAGTTTCGAAATCGGGAAATCGCGGCACTTTCAGGGGGGCAACGTCAGCGCGTGTGGCTGGCAATGGCTTTGGCGCAAGAGACCGATATTTTACTGCTGGACGAACCGACTACATACTTGGATATGGCACACCAACTGGAAGTACTTGAAATTGTTCAGCATCTTAATAGAACATTTGGCTGTACGATAATTATGGTGCTTCATGATTTGAACCATGCTGCAAGATTTTCAGATGAACTAATTACAATGAAAAAAGGGGAAGTGCTTCATACAGGCACACCCGAACAAATAATGAAAGCCGACATACTAAAAAGTGTATTCCAGATTGACGCTAAGATTATGATTGATCAGGAACATCAGGTACCCGTCTGTTTCTCATATAATTTAATGAAATAG
- a CDS encoding iron ABC transporter permease has product MPLKKTRWLIIICTLFFILLIAMYIHLTSGAFTMTTPEVFKTLLRIDSTEQFDLVIFDFRLPRIITAALVGMGLAMAGVVLQGITKNALADPGIIGINAGAGCAIVIFMFFFHIELIDVEINSLIKILIVPIFGFVGGAIAAIIILVISFKHGRMDMQRLILTGIAINTGFSAVTLFWSLKMDEGDYQAAAIWMNGSIYNSNWYFVSAMLPWLIILGVYIYRKAYLLDYFQLEEETITSLGISIEKEKIKLLLASVGLVSACVSVSGSIGFIGLMAPHIARQLVGIHHRYMMPVSLFIGAVLLVFSDYVAKTLFSPVELSVGIVVSLVGIPYFLYLLVKSKG; this is encoded by the coding sequence ATGCCGCTTAAAAAAACAAGATGGCTTATTATTATTTGCACACTGTTTTTCATACTTCTTATAGCCATGTATATACATTTAACGAGCGGTGCATTCACGATGACGACGCCAGAAGTATTTAAGACTTTACTGCGGATTGATTCGACAGAACAATTTGATTTAGTCATATTTGATTTTCGGCTGCCTAGAATTATTACGGCTGCCCTTGTCGGGATGGGCCTTGCGATGGCTGGCGTTGTACTTCAGGGGATTACAAAAAATGCCCTTGCTGATCCGGGAATTATCGGAATTAACGCAGGTGCAGGCTGTGCAATTGTTATTTTCATGTTTTTCTTCCATATCGAACTCATTGATGTGGAAATAAACAGCCTTATTAAAATATTGATTGTTCCGATTTTTGGTTTTGTAGGAGGAGCAATAGCTGCAATAATTATATTGGTCATTTCATTTAAACATGGACGTATGGATATGCAAAGGCTGATTTTAACAGGGATTGCGATTAATACCGGCTTTAGTGCTGTTACCCTATTCTGGTCACTGAAAATGGATGAAGGGGATTATCAGGCAGCCGCTATTTGGATGAATGGTTCCATTTATAATTCCAACTGGTATTTTGTTAGTGCAATGCTGCCATGGCTGATTATTTTAGGGGTTTATATTTACAGGAAAGCCTATTTGCTCGACTACTTTCAATTGGAGGAAGAGACGATTACAAGTCTTGGAATTAGTATAGAAAAAGAAAAAATTAAACTATTGCTCGCAAGTGTCGGACTTGTCAGTGCCTGTGTTTCCGTTTCAGGGAGCATAGGGTTCATTGGATTAATGGCACCGCATATCGCCAGGCAGCTAGTCGGTATTCATCATCGCTATATGATGCCGGTAAGTCTTTTTATAGGGGCTGTATTGCTTGTGTTTTCAGACTATGTAGCGAAAACACTCTTTTCACCTGTAGAACTCTCTGTTGGGATTGTCGTATCACTTGTAGGGATTCCATATTTTCTGTATTTACTTGTAAAATCGAAAGGGTGA
- a CDS encoding ferrichrome ABC transporter permease: MNFSYRHFILFSTIMPVLIVVVTLMSISMGTKSIALETIIDAIIRYDKENVDHQIIWTGRVPRALAVLFVGAFLATAGAIMQGVTRNFLASPSIMGVTDGSAFFITLAFVFLPGISSFNLVLLSMLGSLFGGALVFGFASIIKNGLSPVRLAIIGTVIGTFISSIGTAIAMYRQISQTITMWYNSKVHMVEMELIYLCVPIGMIGLILAISLARAVTITALGENVAVGLGQNTRIVKLLSMLAVAILTGTAVALVGKIAFVGLIVPHIVRMLVGVDYRVIIPCSAVMGAFFLSGCDLISRYINFPFETPIGVVTALIGVPFFLYLIRRKGGEKYAA, encoded by the coding sequence TTGAATTTTTCATATCGGCATTTCATTTTATTTTCAACAATAATGCCAGTTCTGATTGTTGTTGTGACACTCATGTCGATTTCGATGGGTACAAAATCAATCGCGCTTGAAACGATTATCGATGCAATTATCCGTTACGACAAAGAAAATGTAGATCATCAAATCATATGGACTGGACGGGTACCAAGAGCGCTCGCTGTATTATTTGTTGGTGCATTTTTAGCAACAGCAGGTGCAATTATGCAAGGGGTAACTCGAAATTTCCTTGCGTCCCCATCAATTATGGGCGTAACGGATGGATCAGCCTTTTTTATAACGTTGGCCTTTGTTTTTTTGCCAGGAATTTCAAGTTTTAATTTAGTCCTCCTTTCTATGCTAGGTTCACTTTTTGGCGGTGCACTTGTATTTGGTTTCGCATCCATTATTAAAAACGGTCTTTCCCCAGTAAGACTGGCAATTATCGGTACTGTAATCGGTACGTTTATAAGCAGCATCGGAACAGCAATTGCGATGTATCGTCAAATTTCACAAACGATTACTATGTGGTACAACTCGAAAGTACATATGGTAGAAATGGAATTAATCTATTTATGTGTTCCAATTGGAATGATTGGATTAATACTGGCCATTTCATTGGCGCGCGCTGTAACGATTACTGCGCTTGGCGAAAATGTTGCTGTCGGCTTAGGGCAGAACACAAGAATAGTAAAGCTATTAAGTATGTTAGCTGTCGCTATATTGACAGGTACTGCTGTAGCTCTTGTCGGCAAAATTGCTTTTGTCGGTTTGATCGTACCTCATATTGTAAGAATGCTTGTGGGCGTCGACTATCGAGTAATTATTCCTTGTTCGGCTGTTATGGGTGCATTTTTCCTTTCAGGATGTGACCTCATAAGCCGTTACATCAATTTTCCGTTTGAAACACCGATTGGAGTAGTAACTGCACTTATCGGGGTACCGTTCTTCTTATATTTAATTCGACGTAAAGGCGGGGAAAAATATGCCGCTTAA